From a region of the Aeoliella mucimassa genome:
- a CDS encoding DUF5615 family PIN-like protein — protein sequence MPPTLRKIQYYLDEHVALAVAAGLRERGIDVLNVQQAGMLAASDIEHLEFARSQGRVVFSQDADFLRLHAMQVDHAGIVYAPQQTAIGSIIGGLTLIAEVLTPEEMQNHVEFL from the coding sequence ATGCCGCCGACGCTTCGTAAAATCCAATACTACTTGGACGAGCATGTTGCCCTTGCGGTAGCAGCTGGTTTGCGGGAGCGCGGCATCGATGTGCTCAATGTGCAACAAGCAGGGATGCTCGCCGCGAGCGACATCGAACACCTGGAGTTTGCCCGCTCGCAGGGGCGCGTCGTTTTTTCGCAGGACGCCGATTTCTTGCGATTGCACGCGATGCAAGTTGATCACGCCGGTATTGTTTACGCTCCTCAACAAACAGCCATTGGCTCCATCATCGGTGGGCTAACTCTGATCGCCGAGGTCCTGACGCCGGAAGAGATGCAAAACCACGTTGAGTTTCTCTAG
- a CDS encoding DUF433 domain-containing protein, whose product MSPKTLDQYIACSPGICGGQPHLAGHRITVHQIVVWYDRMGLSADEIATNHGLSVAAVHAALAYYFDHRDEVEQLVVDNQEFIEQLKQSTPSKLHGRLGQDAADAS is encoded by the coding sequence ATGTCGCCGAAGACTCTCGATCAATACATCGCTTGCTCCCCTGGCATCTGTGGTGGTCAACCACATCTTGCCGGGCATCGCATCACGGTACATCAGATTGTTGTCTGGTACGATCGCATGGGGCTTTCGGCCGACGAGATTGCGACGAACCACGGGCTGTCAGTTGCAGCGGTTCACGCAGCGCTCGCCTACTATTTCGATCATCGCGACGAAGTCGAGCAGCTGGTGGTCGACAATCAGGAGTTCATCGAACAGCTGAAGCAGTCGACCCCATCGAAGCTCCACGGAAGGCTCGGCCAAGATGCCGCCGACGCTTCGTAA
- a CDS encoding PEP-CTERM sorting domain-containing protein → MLKRIWMATIVALLCAPGAMAQVIYEEDFSGSDGGYTVTDDNAPESPWTYDSVAEAWFTDGTSEKGEPSHTRLTSPLIDITETGAVDLSFSHFYSIEGGAWDGGAVFTSVNGGTFEQVLSDAFTENGYTAFDLIGNHDLNGLDGFGDDSVGYPAPITSTASLGTMTAGDTLAIQFLMANDEYSKGASLPNWQIESVSLTAVPEPTSLALLAVCGLLALRVRR, encoded by the coding sequence GTGCTCAAGAGAATCTGGATGGCAACCATTGTTGCCTTGCTATGCGCCCCAGGGGCCATGGCTCAAGTCATCTATGAAGAAGACTTCAGTGGCTCGGACGGTGGCTACACGGTGACCGACGACAATGCCCCCGAAAGTCCTTGGACGTATGATTCGGTGGCCGAAGCTTGGTTTACCGATGGTACCTCTGAAAAGGGCGAACCTTCACACACTCGACTCACCAGTCCGCTGATCGACATCACCGAAACGGGTGCGGTTGATCTTTCTTTCTCGCACTTCTATAGCATTGAAGGTGGTGCCTGGGATGGCGGTGCCGTATTCACGAGTGTCAACGGCGGTACTTTCGAGCAAGTGCTCAGCGATGCCTTTACCGAAAATGGCTACACCGCGTTCGACCTGATTGGCAACCACGACCTAAATGGTCTTGATGGTTTTGGTGACGATTCGGTTGGCTACCCTGCCCCGATCACCAGCACCGCGAGCCTCGGCACGATGACCGCTGGCGACACCCTGGCCATCCAGTTCCTGATGGCCAACGACGAGTACTCCAAAGGTGCTTCGCTGCCAAACTGGCAAATCGAGAGCGTCTCGCTGACGGCCGTGCCTGAGCCCACTTCGTTGGCTCTGCTGGCCGTTTGTGGCCTGCTCGCGCTGCGTGTTCGCCGCTAA
- a CDS encoding DUF1598 domain-containing protein: protein METKDIGTKDIGTKDIGTGDMAYLPKSFVVKRVSLTNLLLAFVAIVLGSSMAAAQPNAFIPNGGNNGGNFFPGSNGPNQGQANNGQANGQGPFQGGAQNADFDSLIDLVTSTVNPDSWVDNGGTADIRPFPNGVWVDSAGLLQEFKAEPKMLTASLEVPTLPETIEPGDVRHAARMRCVSLPRLEAAIYQRMQQGQPLDESMLVLAGLQRVEYVYIHPDLGDVILAGPAGDWTLSDQNRLVSTDTHMPVVRLDDLLTLLRREREQQHKPFGCSITPRQENLASTQAFLDRTGKRPLPPGKRARDRWLGELRETLGRQDIEVFGIDPGTHVAHVLVKADHHMKQVGIGLDEAVPGVESYLDTVARNADTQPAMNVLRWWFSTNYAGVARNAENTAIELSGPGVCVLSENELLTKRGERIHTGQSDDATQEFAHQFTAEYATLAAKYPVYGELRNVFDLAIVAALLDGEDLYQLANWQPVLFLNAELLPLPKYNPPKEVDSLLNHRLVDDTKILAAVSGGVWFDSQGVLRSEVSPSEKLDYYHRQKPAHVEPGTWWWDLE from the coding sequence ATGGAGACTAAGGACATCGGGACTAAGGACATCGGGACTAAGGACATCGGCACTGGGGACATGGCTTATTTGCCTAAGTCGTTCGTCGTAAAACGTGTTTCGCTTACCAATCTACTGCTGGCGTTCGTTGCCATCGTGTTGGGCTCGTCCATGGCGGCCGCCCAGCCGAATGCGTTCATCCCGAACGGCGGCAACAACGGTGGCAATTTCTTCCCCGGTTCGAACGGCCCGAACCAAGGGCAGGCGAACAACGGTCAGGCGAACGGCCAAGGCCCGTTCCAGGGCGGTGCCCAGAACGCCGACTTCGACTCGCTGATCGACCTTGTTACCTCGACGGTGAATCCCGATTCGTGGGTCGACAACGGCGGCACCGCCGACATCCGCCCATTCCCCAACGGAGTGTGGGTCGACTCGGCCGGGTTGCTGCAGGAGTTCAAGGCTGAGCCGAAGATGCTGACCGCCTCGCTCGAGGTGCCTACCCTCCCCGAGACCATCGAACCGGGCGACGTGCGACACGCCGCTCGCATGCGATGCGTGTCGCTGCCGCGGCTCGAAGCGGCCATCTACCAGCGCATGCAGCAAGGCCAACCGCTCGACGAATCGATGCTGGTGCTCGCCGGACTGCAGCGGGTGGAATACGTTTACATCCACCCCGACCTCGGCGACGTGATTCTCGCGGGCCCAGCAGGTGATTGGACCTTGAGCGATCAGAACCGCCTGGTCTCGACCGATACTCACATGCCAGTCGTGCGACTCGACGACCTGCTTACGCTGCTCCGCCGTGAGCGCGAACAGCAACACAAACCATTCGGGTGCTCGATCACGCCGCGTCAGGAGAATCTGGCATCGACCCAGGCGTTTCTCGACCGCACAGGCAAAAGGCCGCTTCCGCCAGGCAAGCGCGCCCGTGATCGTTGGCTCGGCGAGCTTCGCGAAACACTAGGTCGGCAGGACATCGAAGTGTTCGGCATCGATCCCGGCACCCATGTCGCCCACGTGCTGGTGAAAGCCGACCATCACATGAAGCAGGTCGGCATCGGGCTCGACGAAGCGGTGCCAGGCGTCGAGAGCTACCTCGACACCGTGGCTCGCAACGCCGACACGCAGCCAGCAATGAACGTGCTGAGGTGGTGGTTCTCAACCAACTACGCAGGGGTTGCGAGAAACGCCGAAAACACCGCGATCGAACTCTCAGGCCCGGGGGTCTGCGTGCTGTCGGAGAACGAGCTGCTCACCAAACGTGGCGAGCGTATCCACACCGGGCAGTCGGACGACGCCACGCAGGAGTTCGCCCACCAGTTCACTGCCGAATACGCGACGCTTGCTGCGAAATATCCGGTGTATGGCGAACTGCGCAACGTCTTCGATTTGGCCATCGTGGCTGCATTGCTCGATGGCGAAGACTTGTACCAGTTGGCCAACTGGCAACCGGTGCTGTTCCTCAATGCTGAGCTGTTGCCGCTCCCCAAATACAACCCGCCGAAAGAGGTCGACTCGCTGCTCAACCATCGTCTGGTCGACGACACCAAGATACTCGCCGCCGTGAGCGGCGGCGTTTGGTTCGACAGCCAAGGCGTGCTCCGCAGCGAAGTGTCCCCCTCCGAGAAGCTCGACTACTACCATCGCCAAAAGCCAGCCCACGTCGAACCAGGCACCTGGTGGTGGGACTTGGAATAG
- a CDS encoding non-canonical purine NTP pyrophosphatase, translating into MTPPLVIGTHNKKKGAELAEMLAPFHLSVATLADFANAIEVVEDGDSFAANARLKAVQQAQNLGAWVLADDSGIQIDALDGAPGIFSARFAGADATDDDNNRLLLEKLDGLPPERRGAQYYCHVTLADPTGEVRAETSATCRGVIRTKPSGTNGFGYDPLFEVREYHRTFGELGPAVKRALSHRSRAMRAIVPRIVALLGESAQ; encoded by the coding sequence ATGACACCTCCACTAGTAATTGGAACACACAACAAGAAGAAAGGTGCCGAGCTTGCCGAAATGCTCGCCCCTTTTCATCTGTCCGTCGCCACGCTGGCCGACTTCGCCAACGCGATCGAAGTCGTCGAGGATGGCGACAGCTTTGCCGCCAATGCGCGGCTAAAAGCCGTGCAACAGGCCCAAAACCTCGGTGCCTGGGTGCTGGCCGACGATAGTGGCATCCAGATCGACGCCCTCGACGGAGCACCCGGCATCTTCTCGGCTCGGTTTGCCGGTGCCGACGCGACCGACGACGACAATAACCGGCTGCTGCTCGAGAAGCTCGACGGACTGCCGCCCGAGCGCCGCGGGGCACAGTATTACTGTCACGTGACGCTCGCCGACCCCACCGGCGAGGTACGCGCCGAAACTTCGGCCACCTGCCGGGGGGTGATTCGCACCAAGCCTTCCGGCACCAACGGGTTTGGCTACGACCCGCTCTTTGAAGTCCGCGAGTACCATCGCACGTTCGGCGAACTCGGCCCCGCGGTGAAGCGGGCGCTCAGCCACCGCTCGCGGGCGATGCGGGCGATCGTGCCGAGGATTGTCGCCTTGTTAGGCGAATCGGCCCAATAA
- a CDS encoding M20 metallopeptidase family protein, which produces MNSRSIILLCSVGLLLPAMCEAQSPTATASDQLAKQFAAEQVEEITTLYRELHLAPELSLKEANTAARMAAELRALGAEVQIGIGGHGLVGVFTNGPGKTLLLRADMDALPVVEETGREYASQVRTKNDRGQSVGVMHACGHDIHMSNLIGVARMLAAHPEAWQGTVVVLMQPAEEIGEGARAMLNDGLLALIPRPDFAVALHVSADTAAGEVGFTSGFSCANVDSVDITIHGRGGHGAYPETTIDPIVIAAKLVLDLQTIVSREIKATEPAVVTVGAIEGGTKHNVIGDSCHLQLTVRSYAPEVRQHLQEAIERKAKAAALSAGAPEPEIVVDQGTPSLYNDPELVAKAEVVAKRLLGDERVQRGQPTMGGEDFSRYGQAGIPICMFKLGVVNQERLDQYASDGTPPPSLHSPKFYPDPEPALRTGIATMGAIALDLLAPKSESAE; this is translated from the coding sequence ATGAATAGTCGCTCTATTATCCTTCTTTGTTCGGTAGGCCTGCTGCTTCCTGCGATGTGCGAAGCGCAATCGCCGACGGCCACCGCGAGCGACCAACTCGCCAAACAGTTTGCCGCCGAGCAGGTGGAGGAGATCACCACGCTCTATCGCGAGTTGCATCTAGCGCCGGAACTGTCGCTGAAGGAAGCGAATACCGCCGCCCGGATGGCCGCCGAACTTCGGGCGCTCGGCGCCGAGGTACAGATCGGCATCGGCGGGCATGGCCTGGTTGGCGTCTTCACAAACGGTCCCGGCAAGACCCTGCTGCTGCGGGCCGACATGGACGCCCTGCCGGTGGTGGAAGAGACTGGCCGCGAGTACGCGTCGCAAGTACGCACCAAGAACGATCGTGGGCAATCGGTCGGCGTGATGCACGCTTGCGGGCATGACATTCATATGTCGAACCTGATCGGCGTCGCCCGCATGCTGGCCGCGCACCCCGAAGCCTGGCAAGGAACCGTGGTGGTGCTGATGCAACCCGCCGAAGAGATCGGCGAAGGGGCCAGAGCGATGCTCAACGATGGGCTGCTCGCCCTCATCCCCCGCCCCGACTTTGCGGTCGCGTTGCACGTGTCGGCCGACACCGCTGCGGGCGAAGTGGGCTTTACCTCGGGCTTCTCGTGCGCGAATGTCGATAGCGTCGACATCACCATCCATGGCCGCGGAGGTCATGGGGCGTATCCGGAGACGACGATAGACCCGATTGTGATTGCCGCCAAGCTAGTGCTCGACCTGCAAACCATCGTCAGTCGCGAGATTAAAGCCACCGAGCCAGCGGTGGTCACTGTGGGGGCGATCGAGGGAGGAACCAAGCACAATGTGATCGGCGATAGCTGCCACCTGCAACTCACGGTACGAAGCTACGCGCCCGAAGTGCGTCAGCACCTGCAGGAGGCCATCGAGCGCAAAGCCAAGGCGGCCGCGCTTAGCGCCGGGGCCCCCGAACCCGAGATCGTGGTCGATCAAGGCACGCCCTCGCTCTACAACGATCCCGAACTCGTTGCCAAGGCCGAGGTGGTAGCAAAACGCTTGCTCGGCGACGAGCGTGTGCAGCGCGGCCAGCCCACCATGGGGGGCGAGGACTTCAGCCGTTACGGGCAGGCTGGCATTCCGATTTGCATGTTCAAGCTCGGCGTGGTCAACCAGGAGCGGCTCGACCAGTACGCGAGCGATGGCACCCCGCCGCCGTCGCTGCATTCGCCGAAGTTTTACCCCGATCCCGAGCCCGCGCTCCGCACCGGCATCGCGACCATGGGCGCCATCGCCCTCGACCTGCTGGCGCCAAAAAGCGAGTCGGCGGAATAA
- a CDS encoding acyl-CoA desaturase: MATDTVSEEVELDRLSNSIDEHDEVADDDPRFRDPLAWPDATTNPVRIRWQYAISIGLIHLLACLAFVPWLFSWTGVALCFLGLYVFGTLGINLCYHRLLTHQGFVAPKWLEHGLALLGVCTLQDTPACWVAMHRMHHKYSDTQPDPHSPLVNFLWGHCGWLMVVNRDFRNVNYYERFARDILKDRFYMQLERHSLWAIIYIGHALLFYLAGFTIGWLTAGSVMAGVQFGASLVVWGVLLRTVLTWHITWSVNSVTHLWGYQNYETRENSQNNILIGLVSNGEGWHNNHHADQRSAAHGHKWWEFDITWLTILMLEKLGIVQQVVRPKAWTKREVPKPHFQVD; this comes from the coding sequence ATGGCAACCGATACGGTATCGGAAGAAGTAGAGTTGGACCGACTTTCCAACTCCATCGACGAACACGACGAAGTGGCCGACGACGATCCTCGCTTTCGCGATCCGCTCGCGTGGCCTGATGCGACGACGAATCCGGTCCGCATCCGTTGGCAGTACGCGATCAGCATCGGTCTGATTCATCTGCTCGCTTGCCTGGCTTTCGTGCCGTGGCTGTTCAGCTGGACCGGCGTAGCGCTCTGCTTCCTCGGGCTGTACGTGTTTGGCACCCTCGGCATTAACCTCTGTTATCACCGCTTGCTAACGCATCAAGGCTTCGTCGCGCCGAAGTGGCTCGAGCATGGTCTCGCGTTGCTTGGCGTTTGCACGCTGCAGGACACGCCCGCTTGCTGGGTGGCGATGCATCGCATGCACCATAAGTACTCTGATACGCAGCCCGATCCCCATAGCCCGCTAGTGAATTTCTTGTGGGGCCATTGTGGCTGGTTGATGGTGGTGAATCGCGACTTTCGCAACGTGAACTACTACGAACGCTTCGCTCGCGACATTCTTAAAGATCGCTTCTACATGCAGCTCGAACGCCACTCGCTGTGGGCGATCATCTACATCGGGCACGCGCTGCTGTTCTATCTGGCCGGCTTCACCATCGGTTGGCTGACTGCAGGCAGCGTGATGGCCGGGGTGCAATTCGGCGCAAGCCTGGTGGTGTGGGGCGTGCTGCTGCGAACCGTGCTCACCTGGCATATCACGTGGAGCGTGAACTCGGTTACCCATTTATGGGGTTACCAGAATTACGAGACCCGCGAGAACAGCCAAAACAACATTCTCATTGGACTCGTAAGCAATGGCGAAGGCTGGCACAACAACCACCACGCCGACCAACGCTCAGCCGCCCACGGGCATAAATGGTGGGAGTTCGACATCACCTGGCTGACCATCCTGATGCTCGAGAAGCTCGGCATTGTCCAGCAAGTGGTCCGGCCAAAGGCTTGGACCAAACGCGAAGTGCCCAAGCCCCACTTCCAGGTCGACTAG
- a CDS encoding LysR family transcriptional regulator, translating into MYFKPLRIFCDVVRHRSFSRAADANGVSQPNASQAVHQLEQHLGVQLLDRSRRPFVLTAEGEQYYEGCRKLLVSYDSLERKVRSLHDAAEARVNVASIYSVGLAHMSQFLSDFRTNYPDSDVRLEFLHPDRVIELVETHQADFGIVSYPQETKVLAAVRWRNEPMVIVVPPSHSLADSDRVPLEKLNGETMVAFARGLKIREEIDRQFALRNVQVSVGSEFDNIEIIKRAVEAGHGMSLLPEPTVQHELAAGSLVAIELSGQQITRPLGIMYHRDHELSNTAKRFLEYLQQHADDQLVAPLIDSQATANHNHTVKA; encoded by the coding sequence ATGTACTTCAAACCGCTAAGAATCTTCTGCGACGTTGTCCGCCACCGTAGCTTCTCACGAGCTGCGGACGCGAACGGTGTATCGCAGCCGAATGCTAGCCAAGCGGTGCATCAGTTAGAACAACACCTAGGCGTGCAGTTGCTCGATCGCTCGCGCCGCCCGTTTGTGCTGACTGCCGAAGGCGAGCAGTACTACGAGGGGTGTCGCAAGCTGCTGGTGTCGTACGATTCGCTCGAACGCAAAGTGCGTTCGCTGCACGATGCCGCTGAAGCCCGGGTGAATGTTGCTTCGATCTACTCGGTCGGCTTGGCGCACATGAGCCAGTTCCTTAGTGATTTCCGCACCAACTATCCCGACAGCGATGTACGTCTGGAGTTCCTGCATCCCGACCGCGTGATTGAACTGGTCGAAACGCATCAGGCCGACTTCGGTATCGTCAGTTACCCGCAAGAAACCAAGGTGCTCGCCGCAGTTCGCTGGCGCAACGAGCCGATGGTCATCGTGGTTCCTCCTTCGCACAGCCTGGCTGACAGTGACCGTGTGCCGCTCGAGAAACTCAACGGCGAGACCATGGTGGCCTTCGCCCGCGGACTGAAGATTCGCGAAGAGATCGATCGCCAGTTCGCACTCCGCAACGTGCAAGTTTCCGTCGGTTCGGAATTCGACAACATCGAAATCATCAAGCGTGCTGTAGAAGCCGGGCATGGCATGAGCCTGTTGCCTGAGCCAACTGTGCAGCACGAGCTGGCTGCCGGATCGCTTGTCGCGATCGAACTAAGCGGCCAGCAAATCACTCGCCCGCTGGGCATCATGTACCATCGCGATCACGAGCTGAGCAATACGGCCAAGCGCTTCCTGGAGTACCTCCAGCAGCACGCCGACGATCAGCTCGTAGCTCCTCTGATAGACTCCCAAGCGACAGCTAACCATAACCACACCGTGAAAGCTTAA
- a CDS encoding glycoside hydrolase family 2 TIM barrel-domain containing protein — MTLTPVVTAQPDWENERVFRVNKELPRATGYPAPSEEVALERNAETNPWVQTLNGQWKFKWSPDPSSRPEEFFKPEFSTEEWDEIAVPGNWQLQGYGVPLYTNVTYPFKVDPPRVMGEPPANYTNYKDRNPVGSYRRTFAVPEDWEGKPVFVQFDGVDSAFYLWVNGEKVGYSQDSRTPAIFDLTKYLKPGDNTIAVEVYRYSDGSYLEDQDFYRLSGIFRNVQLYTTGMTHLRDVALHPTLDKKYEDGELYADVELINYAEGPWHVDLHVELLDSEGRKLGEAVTKDVAVGHDATSVRTAPIAVKNPAKWTAETPNLYKVLVKTIGRQGEVIEAVSYRVGFRTVEIEDGQLKVNGQPILVKGVNRHEHDPTTGHYVSRESMLQDAKLMKQLNVNTVRTCHYPDDPYWYELCDEIGLYVIDETNIESHGMGYGGGSLAKQPSWGPAHLDRAKNLVGRDKNHPSVIIWSMGNEAGNGANFENNYAWFKRTDPSRPVQYEQAYEGRDTNSDIVCPMYAGIERIKEYGSQPQTRPLIQCEYAHAMGNSVGNLQDYWDVIEASPYLQGGCIWDWVDQALWKEAPENDRGIKQFLAYGGDFGDIPNDGNFCCNGVIRADRVLNPHAWEVKKVYQNIKVTPVDINHGMILVTNKNTFANLNQYVAKWTVRVDGKVASRGSLGKLDVPAGEDIQASIQWPKLPAGEALLTVSFELAKESLWAPAGHVVAWDQMEIGTTSAKPASEAKAGPIELQETDAIVRVVGDDFQVTFSKANGALTAFQAAGRELLAAPLVPNFRKVPNDNQRAQDIYRKDFRGWMRAADAAELKSIDATKKGNGVMVTVEWLLPTAHNAELKADYYVAGTGEVDVQLVVDPKQDRAMPLLPRFGMTMALPQNIDQIEWYGRGPHETYWDRKSGGEIALYESTAEEMPYAYVRSQDTGNRTDTRWFSIAGKSGDGLRVEATQQPVSFSVLPYTLDDLMQAKHEYDLPRRPFNTVFIDSKVHGVGGDNSWGARTHEEYTLPGNESHTLRFRLSPLR; from the coding sequence ATGACTTTAACCCCCGTGGTAACTGCCCAACCCGATTGGGAAAACGAGCGGGTGTTCCGCGTGAACAAGGAGCTTCCGCGGGCGACCGGCTACCCGGCTCCCAGCGAAGAGGTAGCGCTCGAGCGCAATGCGGAGACGAATCCTTGGGTGCAAACGCTCAATGGTCAGTGGAAGTTCAAGTGGTCGCCCGATCCATCGAGCCGTCCGGAAGAGTTCTTCAAGCCGGAGTTCAGCACCGAAGAATGGGACGAGATCGCGGTGCCAGGCAACTGGCAACTGCAAGGCTATGGAGTGCCGCTCTACACGAACGTCACTTATCCGTTCAAGGTCGACCCGCCGCGAGTGATGGGCGAGCCCCCTGCGAACTACACAAATTATAAAGATCGCAATCCAGTGGGTTCGTACCGTCGCACGTTCGCGGTGCCAGAGGACTGGGAAGGCAAGCCTGTGTTCGTGCAGTTCGATGGAGTCGACTCGGCGTTCTACCTGTGGGTAAACGGCGAGAAGGTCGGCTACAGCCAGGACAGTCGCACGCCGGCGATCTTCGATTTGACGAAGTACCTGAAGCCGGGCGACAACACGATCGCGGTCGAAGTGTATCGCTACAGCGATGGAAGTTACTTGGAAGACCAGGACTTCTATCGCCTGAGCGGCATCTTCCGCAACGTGCAACTTTACACGACCGGCATGACTCATCTGCGCGACGTCGCGCTGCATCCAACGCTGGATAAGAAGTACGAAGATGGCGAGCTGTACGCAGATGTCGAGCTGATTAACTACGCCGAAGGGCCATGGCACGTCGATCTGCACGTGGAGCTGCTCGATAGCGAAGGCCGAAAGCTCGGCGAAGCGGTCACCAAGGACGTGGCCGTAGGGCACGATGCCACCTCGGTTCGCACCGCTCCGATCGCGGTGAAGAACCCTGCGAAGTGGACCGCGGAGACCCCGAACTTGTACAAGGTGCTGGTCAAAACTATCGGCCGGCAAGGCGAAGTGATCGAAGCGGTCAGCTACCGCGTTGGCTTCCGCACCGTGGAGATCGAGGATGGCCAGCTGAAAGTAAACGGCCAGCCGATCCTCGTGAAAGGGGTAAATCGTCACGAGCACGATCCGACGACCGGTCACTACGTGAGCCGCGAGTCGATGCTGCAGGACGCGAAGCTGATGAAGCAGTTGAACGTGAACACCGTGCGAACTTGTCACTATCCTGACGATCCGTATTGGTACGAACTGTGCGACGAAATCGGGCTGTACGTGATCGACGAGACAAACATCGAATCGCACGGCATGGGCTACGGCGGCGGTTCGCTGGCCAAGCAACCAAGCTGGGGCCCGGCGCATCTCGATCGGGCGAAGAACCTGGTCGGCCGCGACAAGAATCACCCCTCGGTCATCATCTGGTCGATGGGCAACGAAGCCGGCAACGGAGCGAACTTCGAGAACAATTACGCCTGGTTTAAGCGGACCGATCCCTCGCGCCCGGTGCAATACGAGCAAGCCTACGAAGGTCGCGACACGAACAGCGATATTGTCTGCCCGATGTACGCCGGGATTGAACGCATCAAAGAGTACGGCAGCCAGCCGCAGACCCGCCCGCTGATCCAATGCGAGTACGCCCACGCGATGGGTAACAGCGTCGGCAACCTGCAGGACTACTGGGACGTGATCGAAGCGTCGCCTTACCTGCAGGGTGGCTGCATCTGGGACTGGGTGGATCAGGCGCTGTGGAAAGAGGCCCCGGAAAACGACCGCGGCATCAAGCAGTTCCTCGCCTACGGTGGCGACTTTGGCGACATCCCCAACGATGGCAACTTCTGCTGCAACGGGGTGATCCGAGCCGACCGCGTGCTGAATCCGCATGCGTGGGAAGTGAAGAAGGTGTACCAGAACATTAAGGTCACGCCGGTCGACATCAACCATGGCATGATCCTGGTGACCAACAAGAATACGTTCGCGAATCTGAATCAGTACGTGGCAAAGTGGACCGTGCGGGTCGATGGCAAAGTGGCCAGCCGCGGTTCGTTGGGCAAGCTCGATGTTCCGGCTGGCGAGGATATTCAAGCCTCGATTCAATGGCCGAAGCTTCCTGCTGGCGAAGCATTGCTGACTGTTTCGTTTGAGCTGGCCAAAGAAAGCCTCTGGGCACCAGCCGGTCACGTGGTGGCCTGGGACCAGATGGAGATCGGCACCACCTCGGCCAAGCCAGCCAGTGAAGCCAAAGCCGGACCGATTGAACTGCAGGAGACCGATGCGATCGTCCGCGTGGTTGGCGACGACTTCCAAGTGACGTTCAGCAAAGCCAACGGAGCGCTCACCGCCTTCCAGGCTGCCGGACGCGAACTGCTGGCCGCGCCGCTTGTGCCGAACTTCCGCAAGGTGCCGAACGACAACCAGCGGGCGCAAGACATCTACCGCAAGGACTTCCGTGGTTGGATGCGGGCGGCCGACGCAGCTGAGCTGAAGAGCATCGACGCGACCAAGAAGGGCAATGGAGTCATGGTGACCGTGGAGTGGCTGTTGCCGACCGCGCACAACGCGGAGTTGAAGGCGGACTACTACGTCGCTGGTACCGGCGAAGTCGACGTGCAGTTGGTGGTCGATCCCAAGCAAGACCGGGCGATGCCGTTGTTGCCGCGGTTCGGCATGACGATGGCCTTGCCGCAGAACATCGACCAGATCGAATGGTATGGTCGTGGTCCTCACGAAACGTATTGGGATCGCAAGTCGGGCGGTGAGATCGCCCTGTACGAATCGACCGCTGAGGAGATGCCTTACGCGTACGTGCGTAGTCAGGACACTGGTAACCGCACCGATACGCGGTGGTTCTCAATCGCTGGCAAGTCGGGCGACGGGCTCCGCGTAGAAGCGACGCAGCAGCCTGTGAGCTTCAGCGTGTTGCCTTATACGCTCGACGACTTGATGCAGGCGAAGCATGAGTACGACTTGCCGCGGCGGCCGTTCAACACCGTGTTCATCGACTCCAAGGTGCACGGCGTCGGCGGCGATAACTCCTGGGGCGCCCGCACCCACGAGGAGTACACGCTGCCGGGTAACGAGAGCCACACGCTGCGATTCCGGTTATCGCCGCTTCGGTAA